A single window of Desulfovibrio psychrotolerans DNA harbors:
- a CDS encoding DegT/DnrJ/EryC1/StrS family aminotransferase, producing the protein MSRKMLAPAGMPFTLADMVAALAAVFSGDEALRGFGRDVEAFSGQKHVFFFSSGRAAMSCGLTALQALHPQRDEVLLPAYTSYSVPSAVVHAGLKVRLYDLDPQTMSPQPESLAAAITGKTLCIVVCHFYGLPADMRTVLTLAAERGIPVLDDAAQAMGATASIHDTEAAKGVANVGSGQRKAGTAGTLGLFSMSRGKTISAVDGGILVTDDERLARALTAMPLRSPSVLRQMKTAIMALVLCFFLHPRLYWIPAGLPWLRLGESHFAPEFAVAGLTAFQAALGRRMLARLPDINARRRAVAALWRSRLKGDGAGCIAPLPDTEPVWLRVPVMEQAEALQEFGIVRGYPQSLDALDELKPHRRGNGPYPGAALLAEKLMTLPTHCYVTEAAVDEAVQAMRKGRAA; encoded by the coding sequence GTGAGCAGGAAGATGCTGGCACCGGCCGGAATGCCGTTTACGCTTGCGGACATGGTTGCCGCTCTGGCCGCAGTGTTCAGCGGGGACGAGGCGTTGCGAGGCTTTGGCAGGGATGTGGAAGCGTTCAGCGGGCAGAAACATGTTTTTTTCTTTTCATCCGGCAGGGCGGCCATGAGCTGCGGGCTTACGGCGCTGCAAGCGCTGCATCCGCAGCGGGACGAGGTGCTGCTTCCCGCCTATACGTCCTATTCCGTACCGTCTGCCGTGGTGCATGCGGGGCTGAAGGTGCGCCTGTATGACCTTGACCCGCAGACCATGAGCCCGCAGCCGGAGAGCCTTGCGGCGGCCATAACCGGGAAAACACTGTGCATTGTGGTTTGCCATTTTTACGGCCTGCCTGCGGATATGCGGACGGTGCTGACCCTGGCGGCGGAGCGGGGCATTCCTGTTCTGGACGATGCGGCACAGGCGATGGGGGCCACAGCTTCCATCCATGACACCGAGGCCGCCAAAGGAGTTGCGAACGTCGGCAGCGGGCAGCGCAAGGCGGGAACAGCGGGTACGCTGGGCCTGTTCAGCATGAGCCGTGGCAAGACCATATCTGCCGTGGACGGGGGTATTCTGGTAACGGATGACGAGCGCCTTGCGCGGGCACTGACCGCTATGCCCCTGCGCAGCCCTTCCGTTCTACGGCAGATGAAGACCGCCATTATGGCGCTGGTGCTGTGCTTTTTTTTGCATCCGCGGCTGTACTGGATTCCTGCCGGGCTGCCGTGGCTCCGCCTTGGAGAGTCGCACTTTGCGCCGGAGTTTGCCGTGGCCGGACTTACGGCATTTCAGGCCGCGCTGGGCCGACGCATGCTGGCACGGTTGCCGGATATAAATGCCCGGCGCAGGGCCGTGGCTGCTTTATGGCGGTCACGCCTGAAAGGTGACGGTGCTGGTTGCATTGCGCCCCTGCCGGATACGGAACCGGTATGGCTGCGGGTTCCCGTTATGGAACAGGCGGAGGCGTTGCAGGAGTTCGGCATTGTGCGCGGCTACCCGCAAAGCCTGGACGCACTGGATGAGCTGAAACCGCACAGGCGCGGCAATGGCCCGTATCCCGGTGCCGCCCTGCTGGCGGAAAAA